The following are encoded in a window of Alosa sapidissima isolate fAloSap1 chromosome 12, fAloSap1.pri, whole genome shotgun sequence genomic DNA:
- the cldn33b gene encoding putative claudin-24 translates to MGNPCICALELLGMLVGSAAWFCSLATMLLPQWLTLSTELLPTESFEQGLWETCVVQEMGGLECRPYDTILGLQPEIQMARILMCLSLSTSLLGLLVAVPGLSQIKSCQGEEGHCAKRALKIIAGTLCVVSGVVGLVPVSVAAHTTVVKFFDERVPEVIPRWEFGDAIFIGWVAGFLHVIAGVLFITSCPGSNRGQARFTQHHRRQEVRTIHSSPRKHSEYV, encoded by the coding sequence ATGGGCAACCCGTGCATCTGCGCCCTGGAGCTGCTGGGCATGCTGGTGGGCTCCGCGGCCTGGTTCTGCTCCCTGGCCACCATGCTCCTGCCCCAGTGGCTGACGCTCTCCACCGAGCTGCTGCCCACGGAGAGCTTCGAGCAGGGCCTGTGGGAGACGTGCGTGGTCCAGGAGATGGGCGGTCTGGAGTGCCGGCCATATGACACCATCCTGGGCCTGCAGCCCGAGATCCAGATGGCGCGCATCCTCATGTGCCTGTCTCTGAGCACCAGCCTGCTGGGGCTGCTGGTGGCCGTGCCCGGCCTGAGCCAAATAAAGAGCTGCCAGGGCGAGGAAGGCCACTGTGCCAAGCGAGCGCTGAAGATCATCGCCGGGACATTGTGCGTGGTGTCCGGCGTGGTGGGGCTAGTGCCCGTGTCAGTGGCAGCGCACACGACCGTGGTGAAGTTCTTTGATGAGCGGGTGCCTGAGGTGATCCCGCGCTGGGAATTTGGCGACGCCATCTTCATCGGATGGGTGGCTGGATTCCTGCATGTGATCGCAGGGGTGCTGTTCATCACATCCTGCCCAGGATCGAACCGAGGCCAGGCGAGATTCACGCAGCACCACCGCAGACAAGAGGTCAGGACTATCCACAGCTCACCTAGGAAGCATTCCGAGTATGTCTAA